A stretch of Tigriopus californicus strain San Diego chromosome 11, Tcal_SD_v2.1, whole genome shotgun sequence DNA encodes these proteins:
- the LOC131890964 gene encoding uncharacterized protein LOC131890964 isoform X1 gives MWRECVCVLILIFGVQGRIKCISDPVIFWDTFHHPQDPNEIPCVDASLMATIQGPCECSLNDFQACSPYLSTYSTSALAWISGSDALESYIRSSWLYPNDTWAAVSNMLTTIGYTNEDIDSRCTYRLAIFNRSIADQEGLFVPTFNRWFHELRLRFDLNFQPSVIKELSLHDFQSFYELTGCNVGCTSCNEDFENVLSITYPALFEGGTIPCARAFSTEFDGGLKANAVHARALLFSCFGANELNTGNGYGFDGQDYTVAEFMVENELLDMTMGAAVYTLNEGL, from the exons ATGTGGAGagaatgtgtttgtgttttaATCTTGATTTTTGGGGTGCAAGGCCGAATCAAATGTATATCGGATCCAGTTATCTTTTGGGATACATTTCATCATCCACAAGATCCCAATGAGATCCCATGCGTGGATGCCAGTCTCATGGCCACCATCCAAGGGCCATGTGAATGCAGTTTGAATGACTTTCAAGCGTGTTCACCATATCTGTCGACTTACTCAACCAGTGCTTTGGCTTGGATCAGTGGCAGTGACGCTCTGGAATCTTACATTAG ATCATCATGGTTGTACCCAAATGACACCTGGGCCGCTGTGTCTAACATGTTGACCACCATAGGTTACACAAATGAAGACATCGACTCTCGTTGCACTTACCGATTAGCCATTTTCAACCGATCCATTGCTGATCAAGAGGGGCTTTTCGTGCCCACTTTCAACCGTTGGTTCCATGAGCTTCGTTTAAGATTTGATCTCAACTTTCAACCAAGTGTGATCAAAGAG CTCTCATTGCATGATTTCCAAAGTTTCTACGAGCTAACCGGGTGCAACGTGGGTTGTACCTCGTGTAACGAGGATTTCGAAAACGTGCTATCCATCACATATCCAGCACTTTTTGAGGGAGGCACCATTCCATGTGCTCGAGCGTTTTCGACTGAATTTGATGGCGGTCTGAAAGCCAATGCAGTTCATGCTCGGGCCTTGTTGTTCTCCTGTTTTGGCGCCAATGAACTCAACACGGGCAACGGATATGGATTCGATGGTCAGGATTACACTGTAGCAGAATTCATGGTGGAGAATGAACTTCTGGATATGACCATGGGGGCTGCAGTGTACACACTGAATGAAGGGCTCTAA
- the LOC131890961 gene encoding dipeptidase 1-like → MKLSDNFVYSKRDLVVVGIAIGLIVALLGVGFGVSAKPAVPMGRSELPPQSSFERALSILEEAPVIDGHNDFAMTVRDLFQNDLSKFNFNSNLSEREELSDYPMDHTDLPRLRKGRIGAQFWSAYVSCGSQYKDAVQLFMEQIDFIKRLVNEYPNDLQFATSTQDILDGFKSKKIASLIGVESGHAIGSSVAILRTLYELGARYMTLTHTCNTPWADSSEAEQNIPPRSQGLSDFGQLVVQEMNRLGMLVDISHVSKDTMKDALSASKAPVMFSHSSARALCSQARNVPDEVLLDLKSNGGIIMVNFYSCFLIDDCQERNATVLDVVAHINHIRNLIGVDHIGLGGDFNGVESLPIGLEDTSKYPNLFVALLEDKTHDWTEAELAQISSGNLLRVFKKVEDVRDMLKRNDPEQTWIDPNDLHRSETSCQSETS, encoded by the exons ATGAAGTTGAGTGACAATTTTGTGTACTCCAAGCGAGATTTGGTAGTCGTAGGCATTGCTATCGGCCTGATTGTCGCACTTTTGGGTGTTGGTTTTGGAGTTTCAGCCAAACCCGCAGTTCCAATGGGTAGATCGGAGCTGCCGCCCCAATCGAGCTTCGAAAGAGCCTTATCCATTTTGGAAGAGGCCCCAGTCATTGACGG TCACAATGATTTTGCTATGACTGTTCGAGAtctgtttcaaaatgatctgagcaagttcaatttcaactcGAATCTAAGCGAAAGAGAGGAACTATCAGATTATCCTATGGATCATACGGATTTGCCTCGTCTACGCAAAGGCCGGATTGGGGCTCAGTTTTGGTCCGCTTATGTTAGTTGTGGATCTCAGTACAAGGATGCCGTCCAACTGTTCATGGagcaaattgatttcatcaaGCGTCTCGTAAATGAATACCCGAATGACCTCCAATTTGCAACCTCCACTCAAG ATATATTGGACGGCttcaagagcaagaaaatcGCCAGTTTGATCGGAGTTGAATCTGGACATGCCATTGGAAGCAGCGTTGCGATATTAAGAACTCTTTACGAGCTGGGTGCTCGATACATGACCCTCACCCACACTTGCAATACACCTTG GGCCGATTCTTCGGAGGCGGAGCAGAATATTCCACCTCGAAGTCAAGGATTGTCAGACTTTGGCCAACTTGTGGTCCAAGAGATGAACCGATTGGGGATGCTGGTGGACATCTCACATGTGTCCAAAGACACGATGAAAGATGCTTTGAGCGCATCAAAAGCGCCTGTGATGTTTTCCCACTCTTCTGCCCGAGCTTTGTGCTCACAAGCTAGAAATGTTCCTGATGAAGTCCTTCTGGATCTG AAAAGTAATGGAGGGATCATTATGGTCAATTTCTATTCATGCTTTTTGATCGACGATTGCCAAGAAAGGAATGCAACAGTTCTCGATGTGGTCG CCCATATCAACCATATCCGGAATTTGATCGGAGTCGATCATATTGGTTTGGGAGGTGATTTCAACGGTGTGGAAAGTCTGCCAATTGGTTTGGAAGACACGTCGAAATATCCGAATCTATTCGTGGCTCTTTTAGAGGACAAAACTCACGATTGGACTGAGGCCGAATTGGCTCAAATTTCCTCGGGGAATCTGCTACGAGTATTTAAAAAAGTCGAAGATGTAAGGGATATGCTGAAACGTAATGATCCTGAGCAAACTTGGATTGATCCCAACGACCTACACCGATCCGAAACGTCTTGTCAATCTGAGACttcataa
- the LOC131890963 gene encoding uncharacterized protein LOC131890963 (The sequence of the model RefSeq protein was modified relative to this genomic sequence to represent the inferred CDS: added 47 bases not found in genome assembly), with protein sequence MATSIYSFVSGGFATFTTAMYSYIADISRVRGRTARIALLDFCLMLGFPLGIYTSSKVYLVLGYYGVFGITIGIHLINWLFVGLFVKETCGPRSSYQLLDNQTEEVPEPSFKLLDMRNIWSVFTTCFQRRPNSRRRVILLLVFMMIVNTTVFNTGTMTYLYTRLKFDWNEQDYSIWNSVSALFTAAATILALPVLSFTFGISDGIIGMMGCISGIASNVLVAFVTQDWMMYLCSGIGALSSSSAIVIRAMLSKVGCKEDLGKIFSLVACLESTVPIIAMPALTLVYNNTIETLPGAVFLVQAGIFLTILTIISYIHCILMNPAMRYGQTITNSPEATNDNPGPISEPAEAPPNERNP encoded by the exons ATGGCTACATCCATCTATAGCTTTGTGAGTGGGGGGTTCGCCACTTTCACCACCGCCATGTATAGTTACATCGCTGATATCTCTCGAGTCCGCGGACGAACGGCCCGGATCGCTCTCCTCGACTTTTGTCTCATGCTGGGATTCCCCCTTGGGATTTATACTTCTTCCAAAGTGTATTTGGTCTTGGGTTATTACGGGGTATTTGGCATCACTATTGGgattcatttgatcaattgGCTCTTCGTGGGTCTCTTTGTCAAGGAGACGTGTGGTCCCAGATCTTCCTATCAATTGTTAGATAACCAAACCGAAGAAGTCCCTGAGCCATCCTTCAAGCTTTTAGATATGCGAAATATTTGGAGCGTATTCACCACGTGCTTTCAGCGACGCCCCAATAGCCGAAGAAGAGTCATTCTACTCCTAGTTTTTATGATGATTGTCAACACAACAGTATTTA ACACCGGAACCATGACCTATCTTTACACTCGTctcaaatttgattggaaCGAACAAGACTATTCTATATGGAATTCGGTTTCTGCTCTTTTCACGGCAGCCGCCACCATTCTCGCCTTACCCGTGCTAAGTTTTACCTTTGGAATATCGGACGGAATCATCGGAATGATGGGATGTATCTCCGGCATTGCCAGCAATGTCTTAGTGGCCTTTGTAACCCAGGATTGGATGATGTACTTGT GCTATGTTGTCCAAAGTTGGATGTAAAGAAGATCTGGGCAAGATTTTTTCCCTCGTAGCTTGTCTGGAATCCACGGTACCCATCATTGCCATGCCAGCACTCACCTTGGTCTACAATAACACAATTGAAACTCTACCTGGAGCTGTGTTTCTGGTTCAAGCTGGGATTTTCCTCACCATTCTCACCATCATCAGTTATATTCATTGCATATTAATGAACCCTGCAATGCGATACGGGCAAACCATCACGAATTCCCCCGAAGCGACCAATGATAATCCGGGTCCAATTTCAGAACCTGCAGAGGCTCCACCGAACGAACGAAATCcttaa
- the LOC131890965 gene encoding probable endochitinase: MSTPPFGLLTHVPLTGVVLSSLLISTAVADPTCNITVPPLGIDCPTTSGVSFTYADPDHCSMYWECFNHCSNHLKCSDGMLYDATHKWCNTASDVYCGERDCDGLPCKEPPTTNHPWSFICPEDGYYADPLNCIKYYVCSAGVPEPVTCPKASNGQQEFYNAEAVYCDYQDRVDCGDRPVCDENDDNCHQVTTPPPGPCDSITCGPDGWIPEGDCAKCTCECVGGNPYEICCGQGLFWNPSLNVCDYPSNIAACPDSRSS, encoded by the exons ATGTCCACGCCGCCATTTGGTTTGCTCACCCACGTGCCCCTAACGGGCGTGGTCTTGTCATCGCTACTTATTAGTACGGCCGTGGCCGATCCCACTTGCAACATCACGGTCCCACCTCTTGGGATCGATTGCCCCACCACCAGCGGAGTCTCATTCACCTATGCGGATCCTGACCACTGCTCCATGTACTGGGAATGCTTCAATCATTGTTCCAATCATCTCAAGTGCAGTGATGGCATGTTGTACGATGCCACCCACAAATGGTGCAACACCGCTTCAGAT GTGTATTGTGGAGAGCGGGACTGCGACGGTTTGCCGTGCAAGGAACCACCTACAACAAACCACCCATGGTCCTTTATCTGCCCTGAAGATGGATATTATGCCGATCCATTGAACTGCATCAAATACTACGTTTGCAGTGCAGGAGTCCCCGAACCAGTCACGTGTCCCAAAG CTTCCAATGGACAACAGGAATTTTACAATGCCGAAGCCGTGTATTGCGATTATCAAGACAGAGTCGATTGCGGTGATCGGCCCGTTTGCGATGAGAACGACGACAACTGCCATCAAGTGACAACCCCTCCCCCGGGACCTTGCGACTCGATCACTTGTGGCCCCGATGGCTGGATCCCAGAGGGCGATTGTGCCAAGTGTACCTGCGAATGTGTGGGTGGCAATCCTTACGAGATTTGCTGCGGCCAAGGATTGTTCTGGAATCCCTCGTTAAATGTCTGCGATTATCCCAGCAATATCGCCGCTTGCCCAGATTCGAGGAGCTCGTAA
- the LOC131890966 gene encoding proton-coupled folate transporter-like, whose protein sequence is MEDVPTSTSITEPSEGCGRRILRLWHKITIEPAVFLFTFAYGFFSIIAQNLLIERICQVNLNLTSEVCEHLDQHKYDQMEVQKQVTLLVLYTNILSTIPCIFLTLLVGPWSDRNGRKPLMIAPILGCILSQVVLVLMRAFPEARGE, encoded by the exons ATGGAAGATGTTCCAACCTCAACCTCAATCACGGAGCCCTCCGAGGGATGTGGTCGCCGAATCCTCCGGCTTTGGCACAAAATCACCATCGAACCTGCAGTTTTCCTCTTCACCTTTGCCTATGGCTTCTTCAGCATTATTGCTCAG AATTTACTGATTGAGCGCATATGCCAAGTCAATCTTAATCTAACCTCAGAAGTGTGTGAGCATTTGGACCAACACAAGTATGATCAAATGGAGGTCCAAAAGCAGGTCACGCTCCTAGTTCTCTACACCAATATCCTAAGTACGATTCCCTGCATATTCTTGACCTTGTTAGTGGGCCCTTGGTCGGATCGCAATGGTCGAAAGCCTCTTATGATCGCTCCTATCTTGGGCTGCATTTTGTCACAAGTGGTCTTAGTATTGATGCGTGCTTTTCCTGAAGCACGGGGAGAATAA
- the LOC131890775 gene encoding L-selectin-like — protein MKVFGIIMLCIIISLTSTNVSGNQCQIKGNVHQVTTDRRLHFSWRDYPDRDFSWTQGRKYCKERCMDLVSIDTYEQWRTVRNTLQDENVKFIWTGGRKCNYRGCDQPRFQPTIENGWFWVSSKKPIPNPFDRSACTFCEWGPRGGLSKPQPDNRELYTKGRDEACVAVLNDLYKDGIKWHDIACHHKKFIICEQFD, from the exons ATGAAGGTCTTCGGAATTATTATGTTGTGCATCATCATTTCCTTGACCAGTACTAATGTCTCCGGGAACCAAtgccaaatcaaaggcaaCGTTCATCAGGTTACTACAGACAGGCGATTGCATTTTTCGTGGCGAGATTACCCGGATCGCGACTTCAGTTGGACCCAAGGACgcaaatattgcaaagaaCGTTGTATGGACCTGGTCAGCATCGACACGTATGAACAATGGAGAACTGTGAGGAACACTCTCCAAG ATGAGAACGTCAAATTTATCTGGACTGGAGGTCGGAAGTGCAACTATCGTGGATGTGACCAGCCCCGATTTCAACCCACCATCGAGAACGGCTGGTTTTGGGTGAGCTCGAAGAAGCCCATTCCGAATCCCTTCGATCGTAGTGCTTGTACGTTTTGCGAATGGGGACCACGTGGTGGACTGTCTAAACCGCAGCCGGATAATCGAGAACTGTACACCAAAGGTCGAGATGAGGCCTGTGTGGCTGTGCTGAATGACCTGTACAAGGATGGGATTAAATGGCACGACATTGCTTGCCATCACAAGAAGTTCATCATTTGTGAACAATTTGATTAA
- the LOC131890964 gene encoding uncharacterized protein LOC131890964 isoform X2: MTFKRVHHICRLTQPVLWLGSVAVTLWNLTLGHSCRSSWLYPNDTWAAVSNMLTTIGYTNEDIDSRCTYRLAIFNRSIADQEGLFVPTFNRWFHELRLRFDLNFQPSVIKELSLHDFQSFYELTGCNVGCTSCNEDFENVLSITYPALFEGGTIPCARAFSTEFDGGLKANAVHARALLFSCFGANELNTGNGYGFDGQDYTVAEFMVENELLDMTMGAAVYTLNEGL; this comes from the exons ATGACTTTCAAGCGTGTTCACCATATCTGTCGACTTACTCAACCAGTGCTTTGGCTTGGATCAGTGGCAGTGACGCTCTGGAATCTTACATTAG GCCACTCGTGCAGATCATCATGGTTGTACCCAAATGACACCTGGGCCGCTGTGTCTAACATGTTGACCACCATAGGTTACACAAATGAAGACATCGACTCTCGTTGCACTTACCGATTAGCCATTTTCAACCGATCCATTGCTGATCAAGAGGGGCTTTTCGTGCCCACTTTCAACCGTTGGTTCCATGAGCTTCGTTTAAGATTTGATCTCAACTTTCAACCAAGTGTGATCAAAGAG CTCTCATTGCATGATTTCCAAAGTTTCTACGAGCTAACCGGGTGCAACGTGGGTTGTACCTCGTGTAACGAGGATTTCGAAAACGTGCTATCCATCACATATCCAGCACTTTTTGAGGGAGGCACCATTCCATGTGCTCGAGCGTTTTCGACTGAATTTGATGGCGGTCTGAAAGCCAATGCAGTTCATGCTCGGGCCTTGTTGTTCTCCTGTTTTGGCGCCAATGAACTCAACACGGGCAACGGATATGGATTCGATGGTCAGGATTACACTGTAGCAGAATTCATGGTGGAGAATGAACTTCTGGATATGACCATGGGGGCTGCAGTGTACACACTGAATGAAGGGCTCTAA